The following are encoded together in the Syngnathus typhle isolate RoL2023-S1 ecotype Sweden linkage group LG5, RoL_Styp_1.0, whole genome shotgun sequence genome:
- the LOC133154445 gene encoding gastrula zinc finger protein XlCGF52.1-like, whose amino-acid sequence MALQRKQSEADDENGIVLYMQDIQQLIVCQEDLAPHSQGLGSSALEQEDPQLFHIKEEEEDPWRLHVKGEQENQQSFHVKEEMTDPMPACVKEEEDAVYISKLSPSCVSVDQPPEWPKLNHQSASGDGRGGPSPDDLLAPLSESDDLEEPLTCDADHQGKRLKCSGKKTNFSNKETSQTSKKRLPCAVCGKSVAQQHFYRHMRTHTGVKPFSCSFCSKTFTTKDQMESHTRIHTGANPFTCLVCAKTFIQKANMIRHMRTHTGEKPFSCSTCGKAFALKEHVDSHMRVHTREKPFCCSICGQTFTLKKNLAPHIRIHMAGKPFSCSTCAKTYSRKDYLETHMKTHTGEKPYCCSVCGKLFTLKRNLIPHMRIHTGEKPFPCSICGKSFTLKQTMELHMTTHTGGKPFRCSLCDKTFADKSNMKLHMKTHAGVVNC is encoded by the exons ATGGCGCTACAACGAAAACAGTCGGAAGCTGATGACGAGAATGGCATCGTGTTGTACATGCAAG ATATCCAGCAGCTGATTGTTTGTCAGGAAGACCTTGCCCCTCATTCGCAAGGGTTAGGAAGTTCCGCTTTAGAGCAGGAGGATCCACAGCTTTTTCATattaaagaggaagaagaggatccGTGGCGCCTTCACGTCAAAGGTGAACAAGAGAATCAACAGTCCTTTCATGTGAAAGAGGAAATGACAGATCCAATGCCCGCCTgtgtgaaggaggaggaggacgccgTTTACATCAGCAAGTTGTCACCGAGCTGCGTCTCTGTGGACCAACCCCCCGAGTGGCCGAAGCTTAATCATCAGAGCGCAAGTGGCGATGGACGTGGAGGGCCGTCACCGGACGACCTGTTAGCGCCTCTGTCGGAGAGTGACGACTTGGAAGAACCTTTGACTTGCGACGCAGACCACCAAGGCAAGCGGTTGAAATGCTCCGGAAAGAAGACGAATTTTAGCAACAAGGAAACGTCACAAACAAGCAAAAAACGTCTTCCCTGCgcagtttgtggcaaaagtgTTGCTCAGCAGCATTTCTACAGacacatgagaacacacactggagtAAAACCCTTCAGTTGCTCATTTTGCAGTAAAACCTTCACTACAAAAGACCAAATGGAGTCACACACGAGAATACACACAGGGGCGAACCCTTTCACTTGCTTGGTTTGCGCTAAAACATTCATCCAAAAGGCAAATATGATTCGacacatgagaacacacacaggagaAAAACCATTTAGTTGCTCCACTTGCGGGAAGGCATTTGCCCTAAAAGAACATGTGGATTCCCACATGAGAGTGCACACGAGGGAAAAACCCTTTTGTTGCTCAATTTGTGGTCAAACATTCACCCTGAAAAAAAACCTAGCGCCGCACATAAGAATACACATGGCCGGGAAACCTTTTAGCTGCTCAACGTGCGCAAAAACGTATTCTCGAAAAGACTATTTGGAAACAcacatgaaaacacacacaggagaGAAACCCTACTGTTGCTCTGTGTGCGGGAAACTCTTCACTCTGAAGCGAAACCTGATACCACACATGAGAATACACACAGGAGAGAAACCCTTCCCTTGCTCAATTTGTGGAAAAAGTTTCACTCTCAAGCAAACCATGGAATTACACATGACAACACACACGGGGGGAAAACCATTCCGCTGCTCCTTGTGCGATAAAACCTTCGCCGATAAGTCAAATATGAAATTGCACATGAAGACCCACGCGGGAGTTGTCAACTGTTAG
- the LOC133154448 gene encoding gastrula zinc finger protein XlCGF52.1-like has product MTSSEKTLCRGTNKFERPQDAVFLAPVVMHMQSDDVQQLIAQHEQLPPQTQKESSGLEPSRSSLVTEEQEEVQTAHVKEEEEELDVNELPLTVIVVKIEEDGDHSQLGGAPPGTLAAPQSHSVSGQEHLKSDADCSGDNQHSEKETTLNKTSSPTRRRHCRGQEDFAGALCGETFLHETLLNAQKHMRERPFCCSVCGQRFIKKSDMTRHTRTTHRGEKPFRCTVCAKAFTQQINMVEHLRTHTGEKPFTCSVCDKSFSIKTYLNKHMRTHTGEKPFSCSACEKSFTNKSDLNRHTRSHAGVKPFSCAICGDTFAVRASLLAHTLAHTGQKHFTCSVCDKSFSIKTYLKKHMRTHTGGKPFGCSDCDKSFANKSDLNRHSRTHTGEKPFACSICSKQFCYKYSLTAHMLTHNRQENVLIPTI; this is encoded by the exons atgacGTCGTCCGAGAAGACACTTTGTCGAGGGACAAATAAGTTCGAGCGACCGCAGGACGCCGTTTTCCTGGCTCCGGTTGTGATGCACATGCAAAGTGATG ATGTGCAGCAGCTAATAGCTCAACATGAACAGCTTCCTCCGCAGACTCAAAAGGAAAGCTCCGGCTTGGAGCCTTCTCGGTCATCCCTTGTCACAGAGGAACAAGAGGAAGTGCAGACTGCTCACgtcaaagaggaagaggaggagcttgACGTGAACGAGCTGCCGCTGACGGTCATCGTTGTGAAGATTGAAGAGGACGGAGATCACTCGCAGCTTGGAGGAGCACCACCTGGCACGCTCGCAGCTCCGCAGTCACACAGCGTCAGCGGGCAAGAGCATTTGAAGAGCGACGCTGACTGCTCAGGGGACAACCAACACTCTGAAAAAGAGACAACCCTGAACAAGACAAGTAGTCCAACACGCAGGAGACATTGCAGGGGTCAGGAAGATTTTGCCGGCGCACTCTGTGGAGAAACGTTTTTACATGAGACTCTTTTGAATGCACAGAAACACATGAGAGAAAGACCTTTTTGTTGCTCCGTTTGCGGACAAAGGTTTATTAAAAAGTCAGATATGACTCGACACACGCGGACAACACACAGAGGAGAAAAGCCGTTCCGGTGCACAGTTTGCGCGAAAGCGTTCACGCAGCAGATCAACATGGTCGAACACTTGAGAacacacacgggagaaaaacctttCACATGCTCCGTTTGTGACAAAAGCTTTTCCATCAAGACCTACTTGAACAAacacatgagaacacacacgggagaaaaaccctTCAGTTGCTCCGCTTGTGAGAAAAGCTTTACTAATAAGTCTGATTTAAACAGACACACAAGATCCCACGCGGGAGTCAAACCTTTCAGTTGCGCAATTTGCGGAGACACATTCGCAGTAAGGGCCTCGCTGCTTGCACACACATTAGCGCACACgggacaaaaacattttacttGCTCTGTTTGCGATAAAAGCTTTTCCATCAAAACCTACCTGAAGAAACACATGAGGACGCACACGGGAGGAAAACCCTTCGGTTGCTCCGATTGCGACAAGAGCTTTGCTAATAAGTCCGATTTGAACAGACACTCGAGGacgcacactggagagaaacctttcGCCTGCTCAATTTGCAGTAAACAATTTTGTTACAAGTACAGCTTGACTGCACATATGCTGACACACAACagacaagaaaatgttttgattCCAACAATATAA
- the LOC133154409 gene encoding gastrula zinc finger protein XlCGF8.2DB-like isoform X2 — MASHEKQISRASQKIERLRQDDDIILAPIVLHMQDIQQLMGRPEEVLLWPQVGGSSSAQECPQPPNIKEDEVDVSELPLSIVVVKSEDDDDHPPAGSRLGFHGPSGERRAGSPVDELPAQLAQPQKALRICADNQGDDKCLKGSRKDVRPPTAEDRFTCSVCGKSFTKAYQNRHMRTHTREKTFRCSVCGKSFSLKVSLIVHKVTHTLENPFTCSVCGKIYYIKDHLSRHMRTHTGEKPFACSVCGEKFAHKISLVAHTATHTGEKPFACSVCGESFSYKHCVTRHMRTHTGEKPFTCSVCAQSFTYKETLNSHMQTHTGEKLFTCSVCGKNFCYKNGLRSHVLTHAGEKPFTCSLCGKSFAYKSTLKSHVRKHNGEQTF, encoded by the exons ATGGCGTCGCACGAGAAGCAAATTAGTCGCGCGAGCCAGAAGATCGAGCGACTACGACAGGACGACGACATTATCTTGGCGCCCATCGTGTTGCACATGCAAG ACATCCAACAGCTGATGGGTCGCCCAGAGGAAGTTCTTCTCTGGCCGCAAGTGGGGGGCTCCAGTTCAGCACAGGAGTGCCCACAGCCCCCCAACATCAAAGAGGACGAGGTGGACGTCAGTGAGCTGCCGCTAAGCATCGTTGTGGTGAAGagcgaggacgacgacgaccaCCCGCCCGCGGGCTCGCGGCTTGGCTTTCACGGTCCAAGTGGAGAGCGACGTGCAGGCTCGCCTGTAGACGAGCTCCCGGCTCAGCTGGCGCAGCCCCAAAAAGCTTTGAGGATCTGTGCAGACAACCAAGGTGACGATAAATGCTTGAAAGGCTCCCGGAAGGACGTGAGGCCTCCCACGGCCGAAGATCGTTTCACCTGCTCTGTTTGTGGCAAAAGCTTCACCAAGGCTTATCAGAATAGACACATGAGAACCCACACGAGAGAGAAAACGTTTCGCTGCTCCGTTTGCGGCAAAAGCTTTTCCCTAAAGGTCTCTTTGATTGTACACAAGGTAACGCACACGCTAGAAAATCCTTTCACTTGCTCAGTATGCGGCAAAATCTATTATATCAAAGACCATTTGAGTCGACACATGAGAACGCACACGGGGGAAAAACCTTTCGCTTGCTCCGTTTGCGGTGAAAAGTTTGCCCACAAGATCTCGTTGGTGGCGCACACAGCGACGCACACGGGGGAAAAACCCTTCGCTTGTTCCGTTTGCGGCGAAAGCTTCTCATATAAGCATTGTGTGACGAGACACATGAGGACACATACGGGGGAAAAGCCCTTCACTTGCTCTGTTTGCGCTCAAAGTTTTACGTACAAGGAGACTTTAAATTCCCACATGCAGacgcacacgggagaaaaactCTTCACCTGCTCAGTTTGCGGCAAAAACTTTTGTTATAAGAACGGTTTAAGATCGCACGTGCTGACGCATGCCGGTGAGAAACCTTTCACCTGCTCGCTTTGCGGTAAAAGCTTTGCTTATAAGAGTACATTGAAATCGCACGTAAGGAAACACAATGGAGAACAAACTTTTTAG
- the LOC133154409 gene encoding gastrula zinc finger protein XlCGF8.2DB-like isoform X3 produces MGRPEEVLLWPQVGGSSSAQECPQPPNIKEDEVDVSELPLSIVVVKSEDDDDHPPAGSRLGFHGPSGERRAGSPVDELPAQLAQPQKALRICADNQGDDKCLKGSRKDVRPPTAEDRFTCSVCGKSFTKAYQNRHMRTHTREKTFRCSVCGKSFSLKVSLIVHKVTHTLENPFTCSVCGKIYYIKDHLSRHMRTHTGEKPFACSVCGEKFAHKISLVAHTATHTGEKPFACSVCGESFSYKHCVTRHMRTHTGEKPFTCSVCAQSFTYKETLNSHMQTHTGEKLFTCSVCGKNFCYKNGLRSHVLTHAGEKPFTCSLCGKSFAYKSTLKSHVRKHNGEQTF; encoded by the coding sequence ATGGGTCGCCCAGAGGAAGTTCTTCTCTGGCCGCAAGTGGGGGGCTCCAGTTCAGCACAGGAGTGCCCACAGCCCCCCAACATCAAAGAGGACGAGGTGGACGTCAGTGAGCTGCCGCTAAGCATCGTTGTGGTGAAGagcgaggacgacgacgaccaCCCGCCCGCGGGCTCGCGGCTTGGCTTTCACGGTCCAAGTGGAGAGCGACGTGCAGGCTCGCCTGTAGACGAGCTCCCGGCTCAGCTGGCGCAGCCCCAAAAAGCTTTGAGGATCTGTGCAGACAACCAAGGTGACGATAAATGCTTGAAAGGCTCCCGGAAGGACGTGAGGCCTCCCACGGCCGAAGATCGTTTCACCTGCTCTGTTTGTGGCAAAAGCTTCACCAAGGCTTATCAGAATAGACACATGAGAACCCACACGAGAGAGAAAACGTTTCGCTGCTCCGTTTGCGGCAAAAGCTTTTCCCTAAAGGTCTCTTTGATTGTACACAAGGTAACGCACACGCTAGAAAATCCTTTCACTTGCTCAGTATGCGGCAAAATCTATTATATCAAAGACCATTTGAGTCGACACATGAGAACGCACACGGGGGAAAAACCTTTCGCTTGCTCCGTTTGCGGTGAAAAGTTTGCCCACAAGATCTCGTTGGTGGCGCACACAGCGACGCACACGGGGGAAAAACCCTTCGCTTGTTCCGTTTGCGGCGAAAGCTTCTCATATAAGCATTGTGTGACGAGACACATGAGGACACATACGGGGGAAAAGCCCTTCACTTGCTCTGTTTGCGCTCAAAGTTTTACGTACAAGGAGACTTTAAATTCCCACATGCAGacgcacacgggagaaaaactCTTCACCTGCTCAGTTTGCGGCAAAAACTTTTGTTATAAGAACGGTTTAAGATCGCACGTGCTGACGCATGCCGGTGAGAAACCTTTCACCTGCTCGCTTTGCGGTAAAAGCTTTGCTTATAAGAGTACATTGAAATCGCACGTAAGGAAACACAATGGAGAACAAACTTTTTAG